The DNA region AATGCCGTAGGCAATCGCGCGCTCCGCCAGGTCCTTCACGAGGAACTGCTCGTCGGTTGGCGTGGAGTACGCCCAGATATTGTTTTCGACAAACAGCACCAGCCCGAGCCTCTGCACGGCGGCAAAATTCAGCCCCTCGTAGGTGACGCCGGTAGACTGCCCGCCATCGCCGACGTAGGTCATGACCGCGATATTGCACCCTTGCAGGCGCGCGCCCAGCGCCACGCCGGTGAGCACGGGAATCAGGTCGCCGAGGGTAGAGATGGGCGCCACGGTGTTGCGCTCGCGGATGTCGCCGAAGTGCGAGCTGGCGTCCTTGCCGAACGTGGGCGAGCCCGCCTTGGCCATGTACTGCATCATGATGTCGCGCGCGGAGAACCCCTTGACCAGCAGCGAGCCCTGGTTGCGGATCATCGGGCCCATCCACTCGTCTTTTTTCAGCGCGAACGTCGAGGCGCACGAGCACGCCTCCTGCCCCAGCCCGAAGTACACCCCGCCGACTACTTTGCCCTGCTTGTAGAGATTTTCCAGCGCCGTTTCCATGCGCCGGTTGAGCAGCATCCAGCGGTAGATTTCGATGTGCTGCTGGCGCGAAAGATATTTCGATTCGCGGATCGGCGGCGCCGGCTGGCTGAGGTCGCCATGAACGATGTAGTGGACCTCGTCGCCCTCGCGCACTTGTTCGATTTTGAAATCCGGCTTCTCCAGCCGCCAGTCGGGAATGGTGTAGCAGCGCTGGTCAGAGGCGCGCGCGACGTCCGAGTGCTGGAGCGCGCTCGCCTGCTTTCCGGAATTGTTAGATTTGCCGGAACGTTTCTTGGCCATGACCGTGAGCGGACATTATTGCACCGCCCAACGAAATGGCACACTGCGGGCAGGATTTCAGCCGTCCCTACGGGACTCGTACGAATTTGCCGTCATGTCCCGCCACTGGAGTGGCGGGCTATTTTCACGCCGTCCCGTACGGGACGGAATGAAAGTAGCCCGGCAGTTTACTGCCGGATTCACGACAGTCAGATGGGAGCCGGGGATAGCTATTGGCGCGGGGAAATTCCTACACCCTTATCCTTGCAGTAAACATATGTGTGCTACTCAGTGAATAGCGATAAACGCGAGCGGGCGCGTGCGGGCGGGGCGGAGGTCGGCGCTGGTGTGCGCGCGCGCGGGTTGTCGTGCGGGCGGGCGGGGCGTGGGGCGCGGGCATCAAGTTTCCGCGCGTGCTATGCCCCGCGCGGGGACCGAAAAGACAGCATTTCAGCGGGAACGTGTATCATAAAGGCCAGAAGAATTTGGGCAGAGGGAGAACAGAATTTCCACTGTGCGCAAAGATTTTCCTCTGTCAACGACCAAGGGCTTTAGCTGCGGGACCGCCGTTTATGTCGGATCATGGTGATTGCCCAAGGCTTTGCCTTGCTTTAGCCCCAGTTGGCTTTTTGGCAAGAGTCGTGCTGCTTTTGGTTCACTGTACTTTTGGGACGTTGATCCTCAATGGAGACCGAACTAATATTGCACCCGTCGGTTGACTTCAGGTGTCGAAATCAGTATGGT from Terriglobia bacterium includes:
- a CDS encoding thiamine pyrophosphate-dependent dehydrogenase E1 component subunit alpha, whose protein sequence is MAKKRSGKSNNSGKQASALQHSDVARASDQRCYTIPDWRLEKPDFKIEQVREGDEVHYIVHGDLSQPAPPIRESKYLSRQQHIEIYRWMLLNRRMETALENLYKQGKVVGGVYFGLGQEACSCASTFALKKDEWMGPMIRNQGSLLVKGFSARDIMMQYMAKAGSPTFGKDASSHFGDIRERNTVAPISTLGDLIPVLTGVALGARLQGCNIAVMTYVGDGGQSTGVTYEGLNFAAVQRLGLVLFVENNIWAYSTPTDEQFLVKDLAERAIAYGIPGVIVDGTDACQVYDAAHEACERARRGEGPTLIEAKMMRMKGHAIHDAAQYVPRPLFEYWTRRDPIARFENYLVNAKKWLTREENEKLIAEVERQLDEDREFAVNSPMPDPATTPLEVWCEGCHEVKLKYAVPQYPNEKKSAGRKHVEAAGHLK